The following nucleotide sequence is from Juglans microcarpa x Juglans regia isolate MS1-56 chromosome 6D, Jm3101_v1.0, whole genome shotgun sequence.
CTAAACAAACAATAGTTATTGAGTtgtacaaaaaatattcaaacaatactTAAGTTGATAGATTTGACAAgtatgggatttttgggaaacAGGAGGTTCCTTTGTGTTGTATTCATATTATAGTGCACACGATGGTATGATAGCACCATGCTGAAAACACATAAGAAACAAGCTAATTTTTCGACTCAGGACCATGAGTGTACGATTTGGGGAGAATACATAGTGTAGTGCATATTATTGTAGCTTCAATTTCAGCTTTTAGCAATTTCTTCTTGATACTCATGAATTGAAGAGCTCGCAGAAGAGAACAATTTcaaatgatcaatatataatgcTTCGAAGGATTTTCTACCTTAGTTCTTTCAGGACAAGCAGATGGATGCATTTCCTTCAACTCTGATAAATTGATTCcttcttctttcaaaatttcaacAGAAGGTCTCCAGAATATATGATTAATTTCATCAATCCTACTGATGCCAGCTTCAATTTCTTGTTTGTACTTCTCAACCCAAGCAGCTGATGATGCTATAACAGCTATGTCTCCAAAAACATCAACAATTAATCCAGACAATCTGAGAAAAAGCACTGACATTCAATAAGTGTACTAGCATGTCCAGAAACAATTCAATGTAAAATAGAAAGGGGAATGAAAATACTCCAAAGAACCAACCACACCAAAAGATTATATAACCAAACCCTATTGCAGTACATAGTAATTCCGAATACACCCGTATCATAACACCGGGGCTGCAAACCtcctccccccaaaaaaaaaaaaaaaggtacaaccCCAATATAAACTTAATTTCACTCCATATAATAATGTGCCACCCACCTTAAGCATAGCCAAACCTAAAGCCTCACATTGCTGCTAGAAAATTGTTTTGGTAAGttaaactttattgataataaaaaggATGCAATCTaggtacacagggagtatacatgatAGACACCTAagcaaaacaaggaaaaaatgtATCAAATCTGATAACTAGAAATAGAAGACATTAAGCAACCATCCAGGAGAAAAGAGTCCTACAAAACACTTCTAACTTTGTCTCCTCACAATTCTTGAAAGTCCGATCAttattttccctccaaatgcaccacataacaCAAGAtgggaatcatcttccataaaaGTATAACTTTCAGAGCAAACAAAACAGCCTCTCTGACGTGCCAAAGGTCTATCACTCTATACAGCATAACCTAATTAAGCCCGCACAGACCTTGTCCAAAATATTGTGGATGGGGATAGCATGTATGCATATGCACAAATGCATTAATGAATAGTGAGGGGGAAAATGTTATAAAATCCCTTATCTTAGAATCAAATCAAACTGTAAACTTTTATGAATTTGGAAGAAGTTATTAAGAGGGGAGGAGCGATGGGGGAAGAGCACCCATAACAAGTTCAATTAATGGTCAATACCTATCTCCTTCGCTATTTACAAGACGATATGCATTTGTATTGGCTGACGGAAGCCCCAAACTCTCACGTAGTTCTCTTGCTGCATCTATTCTTGCTTCAAGCAGTTTCTTCATGTTGAAAGCACATGAAGGATCTCTGCATCATATAGATACAGTTTAGCATCGTTGTGAAGGTGATATAACCAAACAAAGTAAGTACCTTGTTAATTCCTCTTCTAGCTGCATAAGCCGAACACAGAACATGGAGACTGAATTATACAATCCCCATCCGATTGGTTTCTCTGCCCCATCAGCTACCAGCACAATATCTCCAGTTCTTGGTGGTGGTCTACCAAGTATTCTATCAACTGCTCCACTGTACACCATTGGACTACCCTTTTTAAAGAGTTGTGCCTTCCCCTTCTTTAGTACAACCGTTGCAACCCCTACCAAACACAAACCAATAACAACAAGGTTTCTAATGTCAAACAAATCTATGTACGGTTTCACACATAACACTTTGCTCAAATTGGACGAGGCAAAAAGAATGCAATGACCGTGTAACAGAAGGTTTAGACTCGCAAAATTATGGTATCTGgagtataaatataataggGAAAGATGATAAGATGCGATGTTCAGATATCACCCACATCAAAGGATAAGGAAACTATAAATACACGTCTGGGCCACAATGCAAACATTTTATAAAGTTAAAGTGGTATACAGGCCTGAAATATCTATTGCATAAGAGTAAATTGCAGACAATGAATGTTAGATTTTAGAATATGATGGGAAAAATGTTACGATTATGCTTATCTCCAACACGGTCACCAGAATTCAGAACAAAGAAATGCAAGAAAACTCAAGAAAACAATTCAAGAACAGAACCAAGAAAGCAATTCTTATTTCTTGGAAGAGATTTTCGAGTAACCTCCAGACTCCAAAGAATCCACAACATCCAGAATGAAAAATACACTTCACTAATTCAAGCTTTATATTTACCGCTACTAACCAGTGAAACGCATTGTTTATTACAAACATTACATCAAATACGCAACAGTTTTATTAAGTCCTCTGCTGCCCCATACACTACCTAAACACAGCGCTTCATTAACACATGCATCCCCTGTTTTATTCAACACAAGCCTTCCTTCCTTCTTCATCAAAACGCGCCGTTCTATTTAAATGACACGCACCATTTTGCCACCTACAATTAATTCTGTTATCCTTCCTTTCATTTCCCAACTAATTCCTTCTCTCCACCAGAACCCTTTACGTTCTCCTCCCCTTTAACGGTCTTGTCCACAAGGCCTTGACAATCTCCCCCTCATTAaagaaccttgcccacaaggtgtgggtaaagaTTCCTCAACTTCCACAGGACTCACAAGAGTTGTCTTCTACTGGTGCTCCTACCCATTTGATTAACACCTTAGTCAATGCATGATTACCACACTTCCTCAT
It contains:
- the LOC121235170 gene encoding ribosomal RNA large subunit methyltransferase I isoform X5, translated to MHRSITRSFYVKKHAADSFTPHEVSSFFFTTRHHHSRRNCLFFAQRSLHVCVCGVATVVLKKGKAQLFKKGSPMVYSGAVDRILGRPPPRTGDIVLVADGAEKPIGWGLYNSVSMFCVRLMQLEEELTRDPSCAFNMKKLLEARIDAARELRESLGLPSANTNAYRLVNSEGDRLSGLIVDVFGDIAVIASSAAWVEKYKQEIEAGISRIDEINHIFWRPSVEILKEEGINLSELKEMHPSACPERTKVMENGIFYAISLDGQKTGFYADQRENRQFISTISGGKKVLDIFCYSGGFALNAARGGAVNVTGVDTSLPALELAKENIVLNDMDPRRITFLREDAMEFMKGALSRNELWDLVVVDPPKLAPRRKEL